From Spirochaetaceae bacterium, the proteins below share one genomic window:
- a CDS encoding type II toxin-antitoxin system HicB family antitoxin: protein MLVYKAMYKFLDNGVHAEVLDFPGVISWGPDLDEARQLLSSALVDMAELNIERGEPLPPANADATDLDSDLEEPIYLLLQATSRVTMVAQDSSS, encoded by the coding sequence ATGCTGGTCTACAAGGCGATGTACAAGTTCCTGGACAACGGGGTCCACGCGGAGGTGCTGGACTTTCCGGGTGTCATCAGTTGGGGGCCCGATCTGGACGAAGCGCGGCAGTTGCTGTCGAGCGCCCTGGTAGACATGGCTGAACTCAACATCGAACGGGGTGAACCGTTACCGCCGGCGAACGCGGACGCGACGGATCTCGACTCCGACCTGGAAGAGCCGATCTACCTCCTGCTTCAAGCAACGTCGCGCGTTACTATGGTGGCCCAAGACTCTTCGTCTTGA
- a CDS encoding cytochrome P450 codes for MATNEPMAELDFYDPGFLADPYPALGRVREATPIFRNEQTGQWMLTRFADVNETLRDRRLGRVYHHRYSHSELGQPEPDPRWASFHQHERWSLLSLEPPDHTRIRKLVSKVFTSRSVTRIGPVIAALSRVLIDHCREMGTFDLLADYAQRYSVAVVGEVLGVPRADTQRLLDWSHAIVKMYELSASDELKTRANTAAGEFIDYTRELIAHKRRSPDERLVSQLVQVSEDGERLSDDEIVSTTMVLLEAGHEATVNTMGNGMKALLEHRDQWRRLVAGEVDAATAVEELLRWDSPLQMFARWVLEPGVQVAGQPLPVGDQVAMLFGSAQRDPRRFDHPDRFDVARGDPTHIGFGGGIHFCVGAPLARHELAIALADLVANFPDIELAAEPVYHPTFVIRGLTELRLTTA; via the coding sequence GTGGCGACGAATGAACCGATGGCCGAGCTGGACTTCTACGACCCCGGGTTTCTGGCGGATCCGTATCCGGCTCTCGGGCGGGTGCGGGAGGCGACGCCGATCTTCCGCAACGAACAGACCGGGCAGTGGATGCTGACCCGGTTCGCCGACGTGAACGAGACGCTGCGCGACCGTCGACTGGGCCGCGTCTACCACCACCGCTACAGCCATTCCGAACTGGGCCAGCCGGAGCCTGACCCGCGCTGGGCCTCCTTCCATCAGCATGAGCGCTGGTCGCTGCTGAGCCTGGAGCCGCCCGACCACACCCGCATCCGCAAGCTCGTCTCCAAGGTGTTCACCTCCCGCTCGGTGACCCGGATCGGTCCGGTGATCGCCGCGCTGTCCCGGGTGCTGATCGATCATTGCCGTGAGATGGGGACGTTCGACCTGCTGGCCGACTATGCGCAGCGCTACTCGGTGGCGGTGGTCGGCGAGGTGCTGGGCGTGCCGCGCGCCGACACGCAGCGGCTGCTGGACTGGTCGCACGCCATCGTCAAGATGTACGAGCTGTCGGCGTCCGACGAGTTGAAGACGCGAGCCAACACCGCGGCCGGCGAGTTCATCGACTACACCCGGGAGCTGATCGCCCACAAGCGACGCTCACCCGACGAGCGGCTGGTCTCGCAACTCGTCCAGGTTTCCGAGGATGGCGAGCGGCTCAGCGACGACGAGATCGTGTCCACCACGATGGTGCTGCTGGAGGCGGGCCACGAGGCCACCGTCAACACCATGGGGAACGGCATGAAGGCGCTCCTGGAGCACCGCGACCAGTGGCGCCGCCTCGTCGCCGGCGAGGTGGACGCCGCCACCGCGGTGGAGGAGCTGCTGCGCTGGGACTCGCCGCTGCAGATGTTCGCCCGCTGGGTGCTGGAGCCGGGCGTGCAGGTCGCCGGCCAGCCGCTGCCGGTCGGCGATCAGGTGGCGATGCTGTTCGGCTCGGCCCAGCGCGACCCGCGCCGCTTCGACCACCCCGACCGCTTCGACGTGGCGCGCGGCGACCCCACCCACATCGGCTTCGGCGGCGGCATCCACTTCTGCGTCGGCGCCCCCCTCGCCCGCCACGAACTGGCCATCGCCCTCGCCGACCTGGTGGCCAACTTCCCCGACATCGAACTCGCCGCCGAACCCGTCTACCACCCCACCTTCGTCATCCGCGGCCTCACCGAACTCCGCCTCACGACTGCTTGA